Proteins encoded together in one Musa acuminata AAA Group cultivar baxijiao chromosome BXJ3-6, Cavendish_Baxijiao_AAA, whole genome shotgun sequence window:
- the LOC135640176 gene encoding E3 ubiquitin-protein ligase SGR9, amyloplastic-like, whose protein sequence is MAYKEGLLLHPRLSPANLTLIPMDFSSPSSSSGEVVMAALLGLPSRSFSDLTRSLSSNVRLHRRRLAFLLLSPIHFSLTLSYLHSLSLPEKTLLLARHLLSSLQNLLPSLCGPSRPLRLSDLDAAILLMAMCDSYNPNTTHHSSWHSTVADNVLRSILSPSGLGNDAWAVVCEYVDAAVKCRRLMEVLSGSGSSEKVEGEVGASVAAVVALPSVECRTGGRECVICKEEMEAGRDVCELPCRHRFHWGCVLGWLRKRNTCPCCRHELPTEDVLCEMGRLWRAVTRMGNQWRT, encoded by the coding sequence ATGGCATATAAGGAAGGCCTCCTGCTTCACCCTCGCCTCAGTCCTGCGAACCTGACTCTAATCCCCATGGACTTCTCttccccctcctcttcctccggtGAAGTCGTGATGGCCGCTCTCCTCGGCCTCCCCTCCCGCTCATTCTCGGATCTCACCCGCTCCCTGTCCTCCAACGTCCGCCTTCACCGCCGCCGCCtcgccttcctcctcctctcccccatCCACTTCTCCCTCACCCTCTCCTACCTCCACTCCCTCTCCCTCCCCGAGAAGACCCTCCTCCTCGCCCGccatctcctctcctccctccaaAACCTCCTCCCCTCCCTGTGCGGGCCCTCCCGCCCCCTGCGTCTCTCTGACCTCGACGCAGCCATCCTCCTCATGGCCATGTGCGACTCCTACAACCCAAACACTACCCACCACTCGAGCTGGCACTCGACGGTCGCCGACAACGTTCTCCGCTCCATCTTAAGCCCCTCGGGGCTCGGCAACGATGCATGGGCCGTCGTCTGCGAGTACGTCGATGCCGCCGTCAAATGCCGGCGGTTGATGGAAGTTCTCTCGGGCAGTGGCTCTAGCGAAAAGGTAGAGGGTGAAGTCGGCGCATcggtggcggcggtggtggcgcTGCCGTCGGTGGAGTGTAGAACCGGAGGGAGGGAGTGCGTCATCTGCAAGGAGGAGATGGAGGCCGGGAGGGACGTCTGCGAGCTGCCGTGTCGGCATCGGTTCCACTGGGGGTGCGTGCTGGGGTGGCTACGGAAGCGGAACACGTGCCCGTGTTGCCGGCACGAGCTGCCGACTGAGGATGTGCTCTGTGAGATGGGGCGGCTATGGAGAGCTGTGACCAGGATGGGCAACCAATGGAGGACATGA
- the LOC103987294 gene encoding WAT1-related protein At5g07050 — protein MKNQGSCRKLFQVCKPYAAMISLQFGYAGMNILTKFSLNQGMSHYVLVVYRHAFATLSIAPFALILERKVRPRMTFAIFMQIFVLGLLGPVIDQNFYYAGLKFTSPTFSCAMSNMLPAMTFVLAVICRMEKLDLKKVRCQAKVVGTLVTVAGAMLMTLYKGPIMEMVWTKHMHAQAHQAVDVPVAADSADKDWFKGCIFLIIATLAWASLFILQTAALRRYNAPLSLTSLICFVGTLQAIAVTFVTEHRLSAWRIGWDMNLLAAAYAGIVTSSIAYYVQGLVIQDKGPVFASAFSPLMMILVAIMGSFILSEKIYLGGIIGAVLIVVGLYSVLWGKHKENKEKTTESDIPVSIKGTQGDGQIMEIIELDEVELEKAKSGNKVIDAADVAIIPVNASVPANHMKVNKEARYHARLKGITERERERETE, from the exons ATGAAGAACCAAGGAAGCTGCAGGAAGTTGTTTCAGGTGTGCAAGCCTTACGCCGCCATGATCTCGCTCCAGTTCGGCTACGCCGGCATGAACATACTGACCAAGTTCTCCCTCAACCAAGGCATGAGCCACTACGTGCTCGTCGTCTACCGCCATGCCTTCGCCACCCTCTCCATCGCCCCGTTCGCCCTCATCCTCGAGAG GAAAGTGCGACCGAGGATGACATTTGCAATTTTCATGCAAATATTCGTGCTGGGGCTCCTTGG GCCGGTTATTGACCAAAACTTCTATTATGCTGGTCTGAAGTTCACCTCGCCAACCTTCTCTTGCGCCATGAGCAACATGCTGCCAGCCATGACCTTTGTGCTGGCTGTTATCTGCAG GATGGAGAAGCTGGACCTCAAGAAGGTGAGATGCCAAGCCAAGGTGGTTGGAACTTTGGTGACAGTGGCTGGGGCCATGTTGATGACCCTGTACAAGGGACCTATCATGGAGATGGTGTGGACCAAGCACATGCATGCTCAAGCCCACCAAGCCGTTGACGTACCCGTTGCTGCCGACTCGGCCGACAAGGACTGGTTCAAGGGCTGCATCTTCCTTATAATTGCAACTCTGGCTTGGGCTTCTCTCTTCATCCTCCAG ACTGCAGCCTTGAGAAGATATAATGCTCCCCTCTCCCTCACTTCATTAATATGCTTCGTGGGTACCCTCCAAGCCATTGCTGTCACCTTCGTCACGGAGCACAGGCTTTCTGCGTGGCGCATAGGCTGGGATATGAACCTCCTTGCTGCTGCCTATGct GGAATAGTGACATCTAGCATTGCCTATTATGTCCAAGGTCTTGTGATACAAGACAAAGGGCCTGTCTTTGCCTCTGCCTTCAGCCCTCTTATGATGATCCTAGTGGCCATAATGGGCTCCTTCATCCTTTCTGAGAAGATCTATTTGGGAGG AATAATTGGCGCAGTCCTCATTGTTGTTGGCCTCTATTCGGTTCTCTGGGGCAAGCACAAGGAGAACAAGGAGAAGACGACGGAATCTGACATTCCAGTGTCCATCAAGGGAACTCAAGGAGATGGGCAGATCATGGAGATCATAGAACTCGATGAAGTTGAGCTGGAGAAAGCCAAATCTGGTAACAAGGTGATCGACGCTGCCGACGTGGCCATTATACCGGTTAATGCTTCAGTCCCAGCAAATCACATGAAGGTCAACAAGGAGGCGAGATATCATGCAAGGTTGAAAGgaatcacagagagagagagagagagagaaacagagtGA
- the LOC103987295 gene encoding tubulin beta-1 chain, with protein MMPPTAGLRLEPFAILSFLEADLISAFSPIKMREILHVQGGQCGNQIGSKFWEVVCDEHGIDPTGQYTGTSDLQLERVNVYYNEASCGRYVPRAVLMDLEPGTMDSVRTGPYGQIFRPDNFVFGQSGAGNNWAKGHYTEGAELIDSVLDVVRKEAENCDCLQGFQVCHSLGGGTGSGMGTLLISKIREEYPDRMLLTFSVFPSPKVSDTVVEPYNATLSVHQLVENADECMVLDNEALYDICFRTLKLTTPSFGDLNHLISATMSGVTCCLRFPGQLNSDLRKLAVNLIPFPRLHFFMVGFAPLTSRGSQQYRALTVPELTQQMWDAKNMMCAADPRHGRYLTASAMFRGKMSTKEVDEQMINVQNKNSSYFVEWIPNNVKSSVCDIPPRGLSMASTFIGNSTSIQEMFRRVSEQFTAMFRRKAFLHWYTGEGMDEMEFTEAESNMNDLVSEYQQYQDATADEEEYYEDEEEEVPQEM; from the exons ATGATGCCCCCAACCGCAGGTCTCCGCCTCGAGCCCTTCGCTATCCTCTCTTTCTTAGAAGCCGATCTGATCTCTGCATTCTCGCCG ataaaaatgagagaAATCCTCCACGTCCAGGGTGGTCAGTGCGGTAACCAGATCGGTTCCAAGTTCTGGGAAGTGGTCTGCGATGAGCACGGTATCGATCCCACCGGGCAGTATACTGGGACGTCAGACCTCCAACTGGAGCGCGTCAATGTGTACTATAACGAGGCCTCTTGTGGGAGGTACGTCCCCAGGGCAGTGCTCATGGATCTGGAGCCCGGCACCATGGATAGCGTTCGAACGGGGCCCTATGGCCAGATCTTCCGCCCTGATAACTTTGTCTTTGGTCAGTCTGGTGCTGGAAACAATTGGGCTAAAGGTCACTACACTGAGGGAGCTGAGCTCATCGACTCAGTTCTTGATGTGGTCAGGAAGGAGGCAGAGAACTGTGACTGTCTTCAGG GCTTTCAAGTGTGTCACTCTCTTGGTGGAGGAACTGGCTCTGGAATGGGAACACTTCTGATATCAAAGATCAGGGAGGAGTACCCGGATCGGATGTTGCTCACCTTCTCTGTTTTCCCTTCCCCCAAGGTTTCTGACACGGTTGTCGAACCATACAATGCAACCCTGTCTGTCCACCAATTAGTTGAGAATGCAGATGAATGCATGGTGCTGGACAATGAGGCCCTTTATGATATCTGCTTCCGAACTCTCAAGCTAACCACACCCAGCT TTGGGGATCTGAACCATTTAATATCTGCAACCATGAGTGGTGTCACATGCTGCCTCCGTTTCCCTGGTCAACTGAATTCTGACCTCCGAAAATTGGCTGTGAATCTGATCCCCTTCCCTCGCCTCCATTTCTTTATGGTTGGTTTTGCGCCGTTGACCTCAAGAGGATCACAGCAGTATCGTGCGCTGACCGTCCCTGAGTTAACCCAGCAGATGTGGGATGCTAAGAACATGATGTGTGCTGCTGATCCTCGCCATGGTCGCTACCTCACGGCCTCTGCTATGTTCAGAGGCAAGATGAGCACTAAAGAAGTTGATGAGCAGATGATCAATGTCCAAAACAAGAACTCATCTTACTTTGTTGAATGGATTCCTAATAATGTGAAGTCCAGTGTTTGTGACATACCACCCAGGGGTCTCTCTATGGCATCCACCTTCATTGGGAATTCGACGTCAATCCAAGAGATGTTCAGGAGGGTGAGCGAACAGTTTACTGCAATGTTTAGGAGAAAGGCTTTCTTGCACTGGTACACCGGCGAGGGCATGGACGAGATGGAATTCACTGAGGCTGAGAGCAACATGAATGATCTTGTTTCAGAGTACCAGCAGTATCAAGATGCCACTGCTGATGAAGAAGAATATTAtgaggacgaggaagaggaggtgcCACAGGAGATGTGA